A genomic window from Chromatiales bacterium includes:
- the trmB gene encoding tRNA (guanosine(46)-N7)-methyltransferase TrmB, whose protein sequence is MGHPEVLAQPIPQYPLRSYALRCSRITKAQQHALHTYWPQFGIKTTNRPLDFATVFARIAPVTLEIGFGDGETLATIAEASPDIDFIGLEVYSPGIGMLLNKINHKALTNVRVIHADAATVIPRCFPNHSLTEILILFPDPWPKRRHHKRRLIQANFVSMLAAKLCVGGTLRLATDSKDYATAMHHTIAACGRYQATAPTVRPTTAYERRGRALKHRIYDLQYEVLAVRDDNICAHSDTKTPYTKTD, encoded by the coding sequence ATGGGACACCCCGAAGTATTAGCACAGCCGATACCACAATACCCGCTACGCAGCTATGCGCTACGCTGCAGTCGCATCACTAAAGCACAACAGCACGCACTGCATACCTATTGGCCGCAATTCGGCATAAAAACCACCAACCGCCCGCTGGATTTCGCCACCGTGTTTGCACGCATAGCTCCAGTGACATTGGAAATCGGCTTCGGTGACGGCGAGACACTGGCAACCATCGCCGAAGCCTCACCCGACATTGATTTTATCGGGCTAGAAGTGTATTCGCCGGGTATCGGCATGTTGCTGAATAAGATTAATCACAAAGCTCTGACCAATGTGCGAGTTATCCACGCCGATGCGGCAACGGTGATACCTCGCTGTTTTCCCAACCACAGCTTAACCGAGATATTGATTTTGTTCCCCGACCCATGGCCGAAAAGACGCCATCATAAACGCCGACTCATACAAGCTAATTTCGTCTCTATGCTCGCCGCTAAACTTTGCGTCGGCGGCACCCTGCGGCTGGCAACCGATAGCAAGGATTACGCCACCGCAATGCACCATACCATCGCCGCCTGCGGTCGCTATCAGGCTACAGCACCGACTGTTCGCCCGACTACTGCGTATGAGCGACGCGGACGAGCATTAAAGCATCGGATTTATGACTTGCAATATGAAGTGCTAGCAGTGCGAGATGATAATATCTGTGCGCACAGCGACACGAAAACTCCCTACACTAAAACCGACTAG